The following nucleotide sequence is from Terriglobia bacterium.
CGCCGCCACCGCCGTCGATTCCCCTTCGAGACCCGCCTCGGGAAGCCGCGGCGCAGCCTGGGGCGTGGCCGCGACGTGCAGAACGAGGCCGCCGTGGATCCTCTCTCCGTCGCCGGGCGGCGACGAGGGGGAGTAGCCCCACGGCGCGAGCGCCTCGACCCACGGCGCGCGAGCCTTCGAGGCGGCCGCGAAGAGGATCAGCCGCTCCCGCGCCCGGGTCAGCGCGACGTAGAAGGCGCGGAGGCCCTCCGCCTCGTCGTGTCGCGTCTCCTCGCGCTCGAATCGGATTCTGGCGGCGTTCTTGAGCCCCGCTCCCTTGAGGGCGAGCGAGTCGACCCGCTTGTCCAGCTTCACCTTCCCGACGTCCTCGGCCGCGGACTTGCCATGCTTCTCCTCGCGCGCGAGGTCCGCGACGATCACCACGTCGGCCTCGAGGCCTTTGGCCTTGTGGATCGTGAGGACCCGGACGGCGTCGGCCTTCTCGTCGGCCAGCGGCGAATCTCCCTCGACGTCCGCGGCACGCTCGCTCTCAAGGGCGTCCAGGACCTCGTTCAGGGAGAGGGTCCCGTCCCGGGCCAGCTCCGCCGCGGCCGCGGCGAGCTTCCTCAGGTTCGCGACCCGCTGCGCTCCCTCGTATGCGAACGCGCCGAGCGGCAGGAGGCCGGTCCGCTCGAGGACCCGGCGGACCGTCGCTTCGGCGGGAATCCCCTTGGTCTCCCCCGCGAGACCGCGAAGCAGGCGAAGCGCCCCGGCCACGGCGGGGAACGCCGCGGGATCGGGAGTCGCGGAGAAGCGCCACGGGCCTCCCGAAGTTCCGTAGGCCAGGAGCTCCGAGTCCGGGGCGCCACCCGCCGGCGAGCGGAGGAACGCGAGGAGCGCGGCCGGGTCGGAGGGGCGAGCCAGCGCGCGCAGCGCCGCCATCAGCTGCGCGACCTCCGTCCGCTCGAGGAACAGCTTTCCTCCGTCCACGACGAACGGGATCCCGGCCTGGCGAAGGGGCCTCAGGTAGAACGGCAGCGGGGTGAAGGCGCGCAGCAGGAGCATCACGTCGCCGTAACGCCGGCCTTCCCCTTGAACCAGAGCCGCGATGCGCGACGCGACGGCGGCGCCCTCGGCCTCGCGCCTCGCGTCCGCGTTGGGTGTGGCGGCGACGGTGAGGATCTCGACCCGCGGGCCCTCGTCTCCGTCCGGCCTCGCGGCCTCGATGGCCTTGTACTCCGGCTGGTACGGCTTCGACTCGATCCAGCGTTTCCGGAACAGGTCGTTCACCGGCGCGATCACCGCCCCGACGCTACGGAAGTTGGCGACGAGGTCGAGCGTCTCGCCGTCCTGGGCGAGGATGCGCTCCACGGCCCGCAGGAACGCCTCGTAGTCGGCCCCCCGGAACCGGTAGATGGACTGCTTCGGGTCGCCGACGATGAAGAGTCGCCCGGGCTCGAGCGGCACCTCGAACGGATCGCTCTCGCGCTCGGCCTTCGCTCCTCCGAGGAAAAGGACGATCTCGTACTGCAGCGGGTCGGTGTCCTGGAACTCGTCCACCAGGAGCATCCGGTAGCGGCGACGCACCTCCTCCCGGACGGCCGGGTGGTCGCGGAGCACGTCGCGCGCGAGGGTCAGGAGACCGTCGAAGTTGACGGCGCCGCGCTCGAGCAGGAGGTCCCTCGCTCTGAGCGCGAACGGCGCCGAGGCCAGAACGAGGTCGCGGAACGCCTCGTCGTCCACGGAGGCGACGGCAAGGAGGAGATCGCGCGCGTCCTTCGCGACGGCCTCCATCTCCCCCGGCTCCACGTCGCCGAGCTTTCTCTTGGACGTGGGCGGCGTCTTCCCGAGGGTCTTGGCCTCGTCGGGACGCGTCAGAAGCGCCACGAGCGCCTTGTGCCCCTCGCTCGCGAAGGTGTCGAGCGCCCGGCGGTACAGGTCGAGCTTCTCGACCGCGCCCGACGACATCCCTTTCTGGCGGACGAGTACGGACCCGATCGCCGCGGCGAGCCCTGCGGCCTCGCCGCCGAACAACGACGACGCGTCCGGCGGACGCCCCGTTCCGGCGAGCAGCGCCGGGGGAATCGAGAAGGCGGCGAGGCCTCGGGAGAGAGCCCTGAGCGCGGGAAGCCGGATCCGCGGCACCAGCCGCCGCCAAAGGTCTGCCCGCGTCGCGCGGGGGCCCAGCTCTTCCCCGAGGAACCTCTCCCATTCATCGTCGAGTAGGTCCTCGAAGAGCGGCCCGCGGTCCACGGCGAACCCGGGATCCACCCCCGCCTCGAACGGGTAGGTCCGGAGCAGGTCGGCGCAGAACGAGTGGATCGTCGTGACCTGAGCCCGGTCGAGCTCCGTCAACGTGGCCAGGGCGCGCGCGGAGACGTCCGCCGGCGCGATTCCGCGATCGCGGACCAGGTGATCCAGCGCCCGGCTCCACGGCTTCGTCGGGTCGTTCGGCTCCTGCCCGAGGGCGGCGCGGCGGAGGCGCGTAAGCCCCTCGGCCAGCCGATCGCGCATCTCACCGGCGGCCTTCTCGGTGAAGGTGATCGCCGCGAACTCCGTCGCCCCGGCGAGGCCGGCGCCTGTCGCCACGAGGAGACGCTCGACCAGGAGGCTGGTCTTCCCCGTCCCCGCCCCGGCCTCGACCACGAAATTCCGATCGAACTCCGTCGCGGCGCGCCGGCGCGCGTCGGCGTCCGACAGCGCGGTCGGCTTCACGACTCCGCCTCCCCGGCCGCGGGACGCGCGGCGCGAACGTCCCGGAGCGTCGGCTTGTCCCGCTGGTTCTTCTTCGCCAGGTCCCGGAAGTCCCGCGTGTCCGGGGCGTTCTCCTCGCGGTACACGGTCGGTGGATCGTTCCGGCGGCACGCGCCGGCGTACGGGCACCAGGAGCAGTGACGGCCCTTCCTGAGCGGAAACCGTCCGGAGCGGGCGAGCCGGATCAGCAACCGCGCCGTCTCGAGGAATCCCGCCTCGACCTCGGGGCGCGAGAATCCTGGAAACTGTTCGCGCCGGTGCTCGGCACGGCGTCCCATTCCGGGAGCGTATTCCGGGCCGACGCCGAGCAGCTCCACCGACGCCCCGTCGGCCAGGGCGGCGTACAGCGGGACCTGGAGCGTCGTCCCCTTGAGCATGGCGGTCTCGCTCGTCCGCTCCACGAGATCGCCCGCAGTCTTGTAGTCACCGACGAGAATGCCGTCGTCCCTCCTGAAGGTCCTGTCGAAGCGTCCCTCGATCACCTGGACGATGCCCTCGCCGAAGTCCACGCTTTCGCGGCGGGTCTCCTCGAACGAGCAGGGCGCGCGGCCCTCGCTCGCGAGTCTCTGAAGGTCCTCGCGAACGAACGCCCGGATCGCGGCCAGCCAACGCTCGCGCTCGATCCCCCACAGGACTGGCAGCCGCTCGGCGAGGCGCGCGCCCGTAACGCCGATCGCCCTCTCCCACTCGTCGGGGAGGAGAGCCTCCGCGCGGTCCGCGTCGAGGCGTCCTTCCTCGCCGAGCCGCGTGTAGAGCGACTCGAGGAGGGCGTGCACCCGCTCGCCGAGATCTCGCTCCGCGATCTCGAACGCGGATGCCGGCTCATCGAGCTCGTACACCTTGAGCGCGCGGCGGAAGAAGAACTGGAGCGGGCAGCGGCCGAGCTGCTCGAGGGCCGTGACCGCGACCCGGTCCAGCACGACCCGGCCGACGCCGACGCGGGCGTCGTAAGTCGTGCACGCCGGGTCGAACGACTCCGTGGATTGCAGCATGAGGACACCGCGGGCGAGGGCTCCCGCGTCCCTCCCCGCCAGCGCGGCGGCCGCGGCTTCGCTCCTGCGGCCGCGAAGAGCGATGAGCAGCGTCTCCTCGTCGGGAGACAGGAGCCCGGGATCGCGCGCGAGGTGCTCCAGCCGGAAGCGGGGATGGGCGGGGACCTCGTCAGCGGAGTCGCGCACCTTGTCGAGGTCCGCCGAGCCCAGCGCGATGCGGCCGATCTCCCGCAGCGCGATGGAGGCCGTGCGGGTCCGGCCCGAGTCGTCGGCCCGCTGCCAGGACACGTCGAGGCCGTTCCGCGCCGACCCCAGGACGAGGGCGAGGAGGAGCCGCTCCTCCGCGGCTCCGTCGCGCTTGACGGGGACCGGGCGTCCGATCGTCTCGGAGAGCCCCGCCCGGGTGCTGTCGGAAAGAAACGGATCCTCCCGCGCGACGCGGGGAAACGCGCCGGAGTTCATCCCGACGAGGAGCACCCGCTCGAACGTCAGGCCACGGGCCTGCATCGCGTCAAGGACCCGGAGGCCGCCATCGTCGGAGCGGCGTGGCGAGAGCGTCGCGTCACCGACGGCCTCCTCGAGCCAGGCGACCATCTCCGCGAAGGGGACCGGCCTTCCATCGCCGAGCACCTCCTTCAGCGCCCTCATCTCCGCGAGGAGGCCGGCGAACGCCCCGATCGGCTCCTCCGGCCGGCCGTCGCCTCCCGGAACGAACGCGTCGCGCGCGAGTCGCTCCACCTCGTCGGCGTGGGCGGCCCAATCGAGGGCCCTCGCGGCGCGGCACCGCTCCGAGAGGGCCACCACCGCGTCGCCGATCCGTCGTGCCTGGGCGAAGCGCCCCCGGGCGCCTCGCTCTGCGGCGGATCGCTCCTCCGCCGTGGCGCTCTCGTCGTGTCTCGGCCGTCCGGCCCAGTCGGCGAGCCAGGTCGTCCACTCCTCGACCCCTCCCACGATCCCGGCCTGCCGGCTCCAGGCCTCGGCGACATCGCCGGGAGGCGGGACGTCGATGCCGAACGCCTCCCACCGCAGGCGCGGGGAGGCCAGGATCTCCGCGGTGCGCTGACGCGGGAACGCGTCGGCGACCGCGCGTAGGAGCGTCAGGAGGTCGCGCACGAAAGGATCGCGGCGGAGGGGAACGGCGAGGGAGGAGGTGTGGGCGAGACCTCCGTCGTCGAGGATCTCTTCGACCGCGGCGGCGTACGGCCCCAGGCTCCGCGCGACGATGGCGATCCCCTCGGGCGCGACGCCGGCGGCGACCGACGAGAGCGCGTGGCGCACGGCGGTCTCGATCTCCGTCCGGGCACCCTGCGCGTGCCGGAGGCGCACGCGCCCGGCGGGAAGCGGGCCCGGCTCCACGGCCTCGTCGTACAGCGCGCCGAGACGCTCCCCGAGGAGCCCGCCGGCGCGGTGCTCGAGACTCTCGACCTTCTCGCCGGGGGAGAGCAGATGGCGCTCCGCGAAGCGCTCCGCGTATTCCGAGACCCGGGCGCCAGGCTCGATGGGGGAAAGGAACACGACGCCGCGTCCGAGGTCGAGGGCGCGCACGAGGTCGAGGTGGACCCCGATCAGCTCGTACGCGCCGTGGTGCACGATCGCGGCGAAACCCTTCGCGAACGCGCTGGCGGCGCCGGTCGCGGCCCGCGCGAGGGCCGCGTCATCCGCGAGCCCCCCCGCCGCGAGCGACGCCAGGCCCGCCGAGTACGCCTCGTAGACCTGGGCGAGCGCCTCCTCGCGGCTTCCCCTGACGGCGGCGCGGAGATCTCGCGGCTCCGCCCCCGCGTCGCGAAGGTCGCGAAGCGTGCCGAGGAGGGCCGACGTGGCCCCCGGTCGCGCCCGCACGAAACGGGCGAGCGGATTGTCCGGAATCCGGTCGAGCACTCGGGAGAGGATCGCCAGGAACAGCGGCCTCGACGCGACCCGGTGGGGCGATCCGACGATCCCGTCGAGGATCGTGAGCGCGAGCGCGCGGTGGTGGAGGACGTGGACGCCGAGGCAGGCGCCCGTCCGCTCGGCGATCCGCCGCCTCACGTGGGCGACGAGGCGCGCCGTCGGGACGACGACCAGCAGAGGGGCCAGCGGGTCCTCCGCCTTCGCCGCCGCGACCCGCTCGAGCATCTCCGACTCGAGCACGAACGGGTCGGCGTGGGCGAGCACCCTCATCGTCCGGGCTCCCGGCACATGGGATCGATTCTAGTTCAGTCCCAGGAGAACGCGGCCATCGAGAGGACGCCGTATTCGAATGCGGCGTGGATCCTGCGGCCGCGGCCTGCGGGACCGGACGAGCCCATCGGGACCAGGATCGGCAGGAAATGCTCCGGAGTCGGGTGGTTCCTGAGGCCGTGCGGACCGCGATCGGCGTAGGACAGGAGGGACTCCGCGTCGCCGCGGCCGATCGCGTCGCGGAGCCACTCGTCGAACTCCCGGGCGTATCCGGCAGGAGGATCGCCGATCGCGTACCGTCCGAACTCCCGGAGGTTGTGGGTGGCGCCGCCGCTCCCGAGGACGAGCACGCCGTCCTCGCGAAGTGGGGCGAGGGCGCGGCCGATCTCGAGGTGGTGCGCGGGGCCGAGTCCCGGCTGCACGGAGATCTCGACGACGGGGACGTCGGCGCCCGGGTACGCGAGCTTCAAGGGCACCCAGGCACCGTGGTCGAGGCCGCGCGCTCCGTCGATCGCGGCCTCGATGCCGGCGGCGGTCAGGAGGGCCGCGACGCTTCGTGCGAGCGCCGGGTCGCCCGGGGCGGGGTAGCGCACGGCGTACAGCTCGGACGGGAAGCCCAGGAAATCGTGGATCGTCCCGGGCGCGGCGGACCCCGAGACCGTCGCGCACGGCGCCTCCCAGTGGGCCGATGCGCAGACGATGCCTCGGGGAGTCCCGAGCGTCGAGCCGAGCCCTTCGAGGAACGCGCGCGTCTCCGTCTCGTCGAGCAGCAGGGTCGGCGCGCCGTGGGAGACGAACACGCTGGGGAACGTCGCCACGCTCTCCTCTCGTCGGTCGAGACGGCGCCCGCCCGGAGCGCGATCCCGCGCCGCCAGCTTACGCGCACGGGCGCGGCCATGCCATAACGGCGCGGGGTGACGAGCGGAGCCCTCTTGACCTCCCGGCCCTTTCGAGACGAAATTGAGCGGGGAAGGGAGGGGGACGGATGTTCGAGACCGCCCGGCCGTTCCTTCTGGCGATCGCGATCGGGCTCCTCGTCGGGATCGAGCGCGAGAGGGCGCATGCCGACCGGCACGTGCGCGACCCGCTCGGCTCGAGGACGTTCACGCTCCTCGCGCTGCTCGGCGCCGTCGCGGCGTACGTCGAGAGCCAGCCGTTCGCCATCGCGCTCGCCGCGTTCGCCGGGGCGATCATCCTCGCCGGCTACCTGCGCGCGCCCCTCGGGCCGGAGGGATCGGGCGTCGGCGCCACGACGGAGGTCGCCGCCATGGTGACCTTCACCCTCGGCTACCTCGCGCGCTTTGAGGTCGAGCTGACCGTGATGCTCGCGGTCATCACGCTGGTCGTGCTCGCGCTCAAGCCGCGCATCCACCACTTCGCCCAGGCGGGGCTCTCGTCGAAGGAGGTCTCCGCCGCGCTGACGTTCCTCGTGATCGCGTTCGTCGTGCTCCCGCTCCTCCCGAACCGCGCGGTCGACCCGTGGGGGCTGTTCAACCCCTTCCGTCTCTGGCTGCTGTTCGCGCTGATCACCGGGATCGGGTTCGGCGGTTACTTCGCGGTGCGCGCGCTCGGGCCGGGTCGCGGCCTGGCGGTCGCGGGCCTCTTCGGCGGGTTCGTGTCGTCCACCGCGACGACGCTCTCGCTCGCCCGGAAGAACCGGGAGGCGGCGGGGCTCGCCGGCCACCTCGCGGCGGGCATCGTCCTCGCCAACGCCGCATCGGCCGCGGCGCAGCTCGTGGTGGTCTCGGTGGCGAATCCCGACATGGTCGCCAGGGTGTTCCCCGTCGTGGGGTGGCCGGTGGCGGTGGGCGCCCTCGCCGGCGCCGGCTTCGTCTGGCGCCTCTCACGGGCGGAGAAGGGCGGCGATGCGGCCACCGAGTTCAAGGTCGACAATCCCCTCGCCCTCGAGTCCTCGGCGGGGTTCGCCGCCCTGCTCGGGCTCATGCTCGTGATCACCTCCGCCGCGACCCGGGCCTTCGGGCCGGCCGGCGTCCTGGCGACCGCCGCGCTCGGCGGCGCGATGGACGTCCACGCGGTGACCCTCGCCGTTTCGACCCTCGCCGCCGCGGGAACGCTGACCGAGCGCGGGGCGGTCCTCGCGATCCTCGTCGGGTTCCTCGCCAACATGGTGGTCAAGATCTCGCTTGCGGGGTGGGCGGGAGGCCGGAGGCTCTTCGTCGTCGTGGTCCCACCCCTCGTCGCGATGATGGCCGCGGGCGTCGCCGCCTTCCTGGTCTTCGTGGGGAGATGATGCAGCGGGCGGCGGCGACCGGGCTGGCCGCGATCCTGGCGCTCTCGCCGGGTTGCCGAGGAGGTGCGGAGCGCGTGCGGGACGCCGAATCGGCCGGCACGCCCAAGACGCCGGCGCCGCGGAAACTCGTGGAGCGCGTGGACGGCCCCGCGGGGCGGCTTCGCGTGGACGACGAGGGCGCGGGGAGCGCGCTCCCCGTGCTGTTCGTGCACGGCCTCGCGGGAGACCGAACGCTCTGGCGACACCAGCTCGAGCACTTCCGGACGACGCGACGCGCGATCGCGGTGGATCTCCACGGCCACGGGGAGTCGGCCGCCGCCCCAGGGGGCGAGTACACGGTCCCGTCCTACGTGGCCGATGTCCAGGCGGTCGCCGACGGCCTCGGCCTCGAGCGATTCGTGCTGGTGGGCCACAGCCTCGGAGGCGCGGTCGCCTGCGGCTACGCGGCGGCGCGTCCCGATCGGGTGGCCGCGCTGGTCCTCGCGGATCCGTCGGGCGACAACACCCGGGTGCCGAGGGGCGAGGCCGAGGCGATGTTCCGGCAGATGCGCCCCGAGACCTACCCCCGGTTCATGCGGAAGTACTTCACGGAGATGATGGCGGGCTCCGACCCTGCGGTCAGGAGCCACGTCCTGAGGGTGATGCGGCTGACGCGCCGCGAGGTCGTGGTGGCGACGCTTCGGGGAGGGTTCGCGTACAGCCCCGTCGGGGCGCTCAAGAGCTACCCGGGGGCGAGGCTCGTGATCGCAAGCGAGGCGAACAGCGGACCGTACAGCCTGAGGGCCGCGATCTCCGACCTGCCCTGGCGGGTCATCGCCGGGGTCGGCCACTGGCCGATGCTGGACCGCCCCGAGGAGTTCGACCGGATCCTGGACGACTTCCTCGCCCGCGCCGATCTCGCCGAGGCGAAGCGCTGACGCCTTGTCGGCGCGGCGAGGCACGGGCATACTCCCGCCATGCGGGTCCCCCTGCACACCCGGATGCTGATCGGCGGGCTCGCCGGAGCGGGGGCCGGCGTCGCCTCGTTCCTCGCCCTGGGGCAGGATCCCCGCCTCGAGGCGTTCATCCGGTACGTGACGCAGCCGGTGGGCCAGGTGTTCCTGCGGCTGCTGTTCATGCTGGTGATCCCCCTGATCTTCGCGGCGCTCGCCCTCGGCGTGGCGGGGCTCGGCGACCTCAGGAGCCTCGGGAGGATCGGCCTCAAGACGCTGGCGTACACCGTCGCCGTGTCGGCGATCGCGGTGTTCATCGGCATCGTGCTGGTCAACGCGATACGCCCCGGCGAGGGGATGTCGGAGGAGATGAGGGCGCGGCTCACCGCGGGCGCGGCTCAGCGTGCCTCGGCGCTCTCGGGAGGGACCGCCCCCAAGACCGGGATCGATCTCTTCGTCCAGATCGTCCCCGACAATCCGGTCCGCGCCGCGGCGAACGGCGACATGCTCGCGGTGATGTTCTTCTCGCTCATGGTCGGGATCGGCCTGGCGGTGACCAGGACCGACGCCACGCGGAAGTTCCAGGATGCGCTCGAGGGGCTCTACGACGTCACGATGCGCCTGATCGGGATCGTGATCTCGCTGGCCCCTTACGGCGTCGCCGCGCTCCTCTACACCCTCACCGCGCAGCTGGGGTACGAGGTCCTGTGGCAGCTGGCGAGGTACGTGTTCGTCGTGCTCCTCGCCCTCGGGATCCACCAGTTCGTCGTCTACTCGCTGTCGGTGAAGCTGCTGGGCGGGATGAGCCCCGTCAAGTTCTTCCGGGGGATCGAGGAGGCGATGCTGACGGCGTTCTCGACGGCGTCGAGCAACGCCACCCTCCCGACGGCGATCAAGGTGGCGGAAGAGAACCTGAAGCTCCCGCGCGCGGTCAGCCGATTCGTGCTGACCATCGGCTCGACGGCGAACCAGAACGGGACGGCGTTGTTCGAGGGAGTGACGGTCCTGTTCCTCGCACAGTTCTACGGGGTGCACCTGTCGCTCGGCTCGCAGGCGCTGGTGGTGATGATCTGCATTCTCGGCGGGATCGGCACCGCCGGCGTTCCCGCCGGCTCCCTTCCCGTGGTCGCGATGATCCTGGGGATGGTGGGCGTCCCGCCGGACGGGATCGGGATGATCCTCGGCGTCGACCGCTTCCTGGACATGTGCCGCACGACGCTGAACGTCAGCGGCGACCTGGCCGCCGCCGTCGTCGTCTCCCGCGGCGAGCGGTAGGGGCGGCCCCGGTGTCCCCGGAGGGTATCTTGGCGGACCCGCCGTTTCGCGAGTTCGATGTCGCGCAGCTCCGCGAGCACGGGATCGCCGTCGAGGAAGCGGAGCGGCAGCTCGCGCTCCTCCTGAGGCCGCCGGCGCGCGTGCGGCTCGACCGGCCGGCGACCCTCGGGGACGGCATCGAGACGATCTCGCCGTCCGCGACCCCCGGCCTCCTGGCGCGGCACGAGGTCGCCGCCGCGGCCGGGCGGCTGACGAAGTTCGTCCCGGCGTCGGGCGCCGCGACCCGCATGTTCCAGGATTTGATCGCGCTCCTCGATGCGGAGCGCGGCGGGGACCCCTCCATCGCGCTCGATCTGCTCCGCGAAATCCGGCGGCTCCCGTTCAGGGAGCCCCTGCGGGACGTTCTCGCGCGCGCGGGACAGGACCTCGACGAGCTCCAGGCCGGAGGGGCGTTCCTCGAGATCCTCGGCGCGCTGCTCGGGCCCGGGGGGCTCGATTTCGCCGCGCTGCCCAAGGGCCTCCTGCCGTTCCACGCCTACCGGGAGGGAATCCGAACCGCATTCGAGGAGCATCTCGTCGAGGCGGCCGGCACCGTGCGCGGCGCCGACGGCACGTGCCGCTTGCACCTCACGGTTTCGCCGGAGCACCTCGGCC
It contains:
- a CDS encoding UvrD-helicase domain-containing protein encodes the protein MKPTALSDADARRRAATEFDRNFVVEAGAGTGKTSLLVERLLVATGAGLAGATEFAAITFTEKAAGEMRDRLAEGLTRLRRAALGQEPNDPTKPWSRALDHLVRDRGIAPADVSARALATLTELDRAQVTTIHSFCADLLRTYPFEAGVDPGFAVDRGPLFEDLLDDEWERFLGEELGPRATRADLWRRLVPRIRLPALRALSRGLAAFSIPPALLAGTGRPPDASSLFGGEAAGLAAAIGSVLVRQKGMSSGAVEKLDLYRRALDTFASEGHKALVALLTRPDEAKTLGKTPPTSKRKLGDVEPGEMEAVAKDARDLLLAVASVDDEAFRDLVLASAPFALRARDLLLERGAVNFDGLLTLARDVLRDHPAVREEVRRRYRMLLVDEFQDTDPLQYEIVLFLGGAKAERESDPFEVPLEPGRLFIVGDPKQSIYRFRGADYEAFLRAVERILAQDGETLDLVANFRSVGAVIAPVNDLFRKRWIESKPYQPEYKAIEAARPDGDEGPRVEILTVAATPNADARREAEGAAVASRIAALVQGEGRRYGDVMLLLRAFTPLPFYLRPLRQAGIPFVVDGGKLFLERTEVAQLMAALRALARPSDPAALLAFLRSPAGGAPDSELLAYGTSGGPWRFSATPDPAAFPAVAGALRLLRGLAGETKGIPAEATVRRVLERTGLLPLGAFAYEGAQRVANLRKLAAAAAELARDGTLSLNEVLDALESERAADVEGDSPLADEKADAVRVLTIHKAKGLEADVVIVADLAREEKHGKSAAEDVGKVKLDKRVDSLALKGAGLKNAARIRFEREETRHDEAEGLRAFYVALTRARERLILFAAASKARAPWVEALAPWGYSPSSPPGDGERIHGGLVLHVAATPQAAPRLPEAGLEGESTAVAAWLDATGRLRDRAKPPIRSASGAREERAARSAEAEAGSAVDAPDRDVALATGTAVHAALERWDPASKAPITAALADLSRRAAEEHGVAPAEVEREARTVLAAFLASPLPARLRTIDVLGREVPMLLHEDDGTTVTGVLDLLYRDAEGTLVVADYKTDHGLTPRDASERYGPQLADYAEAVRRAMRLAAPPRTELWLLRDGKILPLPTGPR
- a CDS encoding exodeoxyribonuclease V subunit gamma, giving the protein MRVLAHADPFVLESEMLERVAAAKAEDPLAPLLVVVPTARLVAHVRRRIAERTGACLGVHVLHHRALALTILDGIVGSPHRVASRPLFLAILSRVLDRIPDNPLARFVRARPGATSALLGTLRDLRDAGAEPRDLRAAVRGSREEALAQVYEAYSAGLASLAAGGLADDAALARAATGAASAFAKGFAAIVHHGAYELIGVHLDLVRALDLGRGVVFLSPIEPGARVSEYAERFAERHLLSPGEKVESLEHRAGGLLGERLGALYDEAVEPGPLPAGRVRLRHAQGARTEIETAVRHALSSVAAGVAPEGIAIVARSLGPYAAAVEEILDDGGLAHTSSLAVPLRRDPFVRDLLTLLRAVADAFPRQRTAEILASPRLRWEAFGIDVPPPGDVAEAWSRQAGIVGGVEEWTTWLADWAGRPRHDESATAEERSAAERGARGRFAQARRIGDAVVALSERCRAARALDWAAHADEVERLARDAFVPGGDGRPEEPIGAFAGLLAEMRALKEVLGDGRPVPFAEMVAWLEEAVGDATLSPRRSDDGGLRVLDAMQARGLTFERVLLVGMNSGAFPRVAREDPFLSDSTRAGLSETIGRPVPVKRDGAAEERLLLALVLGSARNGLDVSWQRADDSGRTRTASIALREIGRIALGSADLDKVRDSADEVPAHPRFRLEHLARDPGLLSPDEETLLIALRGRRSEAAAAALAGRDAGALARGVLMLQSTESFDPACTTYDARVGVGRVVLDRVAVTALEQLGRCPLQFFFRRALKVYELDEPASAFEIAERDLGERVHALLESLYTRLGEEGRLDADRAEALLPDEWERAIGVTGARLAERLPVLWGIERERWLAAIRAFVREDLQRLASEGRAPCSFEETRRESVDFGEGIVQVIEGRFDRTFRRDDGILVGDYKTAGDLVERTSETAMLKGTTLQVPLYAALADGASVELLGVGPEYAPGMGRRAEHRREQFPGFSRPEVEAGFLETARLLIRLARSGRFPLRKGRHCSWCPYAGACRRNDPPTVYREENAPDTRDFRDLAKKNQRDKPTLRDVRAARPAAGEAES
- a CDS encoding dioxygenase yields the protein MATFPSVFVSHGAPTLLLDETETRAFLEGLGSTLGTPRGIVCASAHWEAPCATVSGSAAPGTIHDFLGFPSELYAVRYPAPGDPALARSVAALLTAAGIEAAIDGARGLDHGAWVPLKLAYPGADVPVVEISVQPGLGPAHHLEIGRALAPLREDGVLVLGSGGATHNLREFGRYAIGDPPAGYAREFDEWLRDAIGRGDAESLLSYADRGPHGLRNHPTPEHFLPILVPMGSSGPAGRGRRIHAAFEYGVLSMAAFSWD
- a CDS encoding DUF4010 domain-containing protein encodes the protein MFETARPFLLAIAIGLLVGIERERAHADRHVRDPLGSRTFTLLALLGAVAAYVESQPFAIALAAFAGAIILAGYLRAPLGPEGSGVGATTEVAAMVTFTLGYLARFEVELTVMLAVITLVVLALKPRIHHFAQAGLSSKEVSAALTFLVIAFVVLPLLPNRAVDPWGLFNPFRLWLLFALITGIGFGGYFAVRALGPGRGLAVAGLFGGFVSSTATTLSLARKNREAAGLAGHLAAGIVLANAASAAAQLVVVSVANPDMVARVFPVVGWPVAVGALAGAGFVWRLSRAEKGGDAATEFKVDNPLALESSAGFAALLGLMLVITSAATRAFGPAGVLATAALGGAMDVHAVTLAVSTLAAAGTLTERGAVLAILVGFLANMVVKISLAGWAGGRRLFVVVVPPLVAMMAAGVAAFLVFVGR
- a CDS encoding alpha/beta fold hydrolase, with translation MQRAAATGLAAILALSPGCRGGAERVRDAESAGTPKTPAPRKLVERVDGPAGRLRVDDEGAGSALPVLFVHGLAGDRTLWRHQLEHFRTTRRAIAVDLHGHGESAAAPGGEYTVPSYVADVQAVADGLGLERFVLVGHSLGGAVACGYAAARPDRVAALVLADPSGDNTRVPRGEAEAMFRQMRPETYPRFMRKYFTEMMAGSDPAVRSHVLRVMRLTRREVVVATLRGGFAYSPVGALKSYPGARLVIASEANSGPYSLRAAISDLPWRVIAGVGHWPMLDRPEEFDRILDDFLARADLAEAKR
- a CDS encoding dicarboxylate/amino acid:cation symporter → MRVPLHTRMLIGGLAGAGAGVASFLALGQDPRLEAFIRYVTQPVGQVFLRLLFMLVIPLIFAALALGVAGLGDLRSLGRIGLKTLAYTVAVSAIAVFIGIVLVNAIRPGEGMSEEMRARLTAGAAQRASALSGGTAPKTGIDLFVQIVPDNPVRAAANGDMLAVMFFSLMVGIGLAVTRTDATRKFQDALEGLYDVTMRLIGIVISLAPYGVAALLYTLTAQLGYEVLWQLARYVFVVLLALGIHQFVVYSLSVKLLGGMSPVKFFRGIEEAMLTAFSTASSNATLPTAIKVAEENLKLPRAVSRFVLTIGSTANQNGTALFEGVTVLFLAQFYGVHLSLGSQALVVMICILGGIGTAGVPAGSLPVVAMILGMVGVPPDGIGMILGVDRFLDMCRTTLNVSGDLAAAVVVSRGER